Proteins from a genomic interval of Veillonellaceae bacterium:
- the gatC gene encoding Asp-tRNA(Asn)/Glu-tRNA(Gln) amidotransferase subunit GatC gives MKITRKDVENVALLSRLEISESDIETVTKQLNAILEYVDVLNKVDTTNVQPTAHVLPLNNVMRKDEVRPSLPRELALSNAPEQEDGYFKVPKIVEG, from the coding sequence ATGAAAATTACGCGTAAAGATGTTGAAAACGTTGCGCTGCTGTCGCGGCTGGAAATTTCCGAGAGCGACATCGAAACAGTAACAAAACAGCTGAATGCAATTTTAGAATATGTTGATGTTTTAAATAAAGTTGATACAACAAATGTGCAGCCGACCGCACATGTACTGCCACTTAACAATGTTATGAGAAAAGATGAAGTCCGTCCTTCCCTGCCCCGTGAACTTGCTTTATCCAATGCCCCTGAGCAGGAAGACGGCTATTTTAAAGTGCCTAAGATTGTTGAAGGATAA
- the gatA gene encoding Asp-tRNA(Asn)/Glu-tRNA(Gln) amidotransferase subunit GatA, translated as MELIKYTASQLHDKLKTKEISSVELTKAVFSRIDAVEPDVNAYITETRELALAQAKLTDEKIAKGENIAPLAGISAAIKDNICMKGVKTTCAAKILADFVPPYDATVMEQLADEGSVVVGKANLDEFAMGGSTENSVFGASHNPWDLNAVPGGSSGGSAAAVAAGEAAWALGSDTGGSIRQPAAYCGLVGFKPTYGRVSRYGLVGYAPSLDQIGPITRDVTDCAHVLNVISGYDPKDSTSINSKVPDYTKSLVNDVEGLKIGLPKEYFVSGMNPDVEKAVYKAIDQLVSLGAEYQEISMPHTEYALSAYYVIAPAEASSNLARFDGVSYGYRAAGSDIVDMYKKTRSEAFGLEVKRRIMLGTYALSSGYYDAYYLQALKVRTLVKQDFDKAFEKVDVLITPTVPTPAFKMGAMTNDPLAMYLQDIFTIPVNLAGVPAVSVPCGFAGKLPIGLQIIGKPLGEETLIRTAYTFEQNNDYHKRFAPLGEGK; from the coding sequence ATGGAGTTGATTAAATACACTGCCAGCCAGTTGCATGATAAACTAAAAACTAAAGAAATATCATCGGTTGAACTCACTAAGGCAGTATTTAGCCGAATTGATGCTGTCGAACCAGATGTTAATGCTTATATAACCGAAACACGCGAGCTGGCGCTGGCACAAGCAAAACTAACTGACGAAAAAATTGCCAAGGGCGAAAATATTGCGCCGCTTGCCGGTATTTCGGCAGCAATAAAAGATAATATCTGTATGAAGGGTGTAAAAACTACCTGTGCAGCCAAAATTCTCGCCGACTTTGTTCCCCCGTACGATGCAACTGTTATGGAGCAGCTGGCCGATGAGGGTAGCGTTGTCGTGGGTAAAGCTAATCTGGATGAGTTTGCTATGGGCGGCTCAACTGAAAACTCAGTCTTCGGCGCTTCGCATAATCCTTGGGATTTAAACGCTGTACCAGGCGGTTCGAGCGGTGGTTCAGCTGCAGCTGTTGCCGCTGGCGAGGCTGCCTGGGCGTTAGGCTCAGATACCGGGGGGTCCATTAGACAGCCGGCCGCATATTGTGGTTTGGTGGGCTTTAAGCCGACTTATGGACGGGTTTCACGGTATGGTTTAGTAGGTTATGCTCCGTCACTTGATCAGATCGGGCCGATTACACGCGACGTTACCGATTGTGCCCATGTACTGAATGTTATTAGCGGATATGATCCGAAAGATTCTACATCAATAAACAGTAAGGTGCCGGACTATACGAAATCGCTGGTGAACGATGTTGAGGGTCTAAAAATCGGATTGCCAAAAGAGTATTTTGTATCAGGCATGAATCCGGATGTTGAAAAAGCTGTCTACAAGGCTATCGACCAGCTAGTATCGCTTGGCGCTGAATATCAAGAAATATCTATGCCGCACACCGAGTATGCTTTGTCGGCATATTACGTAATCGCACCGGCAGAAGCAAGTTCAAACTTAGCCCGCTTTGATGGTGTAAGCTATGGCTATCGGGCAGCAGGCAGTGACATTGTTGATATGTATAAAAAGACTCGCAGTGAGGCGTTTGGTCTTGAGGTAAAACGCCGGATTATGCTGGGAACATATGCGCTCAGCTCCGGGTATTACGATGCCTACTATTTGCAGGCTTTGAAAGTACGTACATTAGTTAAGCAAGACTTTGACAAAGCGTTTGAAAAAGTTGATGTCCTTATTACGCCGACAGTTCCGACTCCGGCTTTCAAAATGGGGGCAATGACTAATGACCCGTTGGCTATGTATCTGCAGGATATTTTTACAATTCCAGTAAATCTTGCAGGGGTGCCGGCTGTATCAGTACCGTGCGGTTTTGCAGGCAAGCTACCGATCGGACTTCAGATTATCGGCAAACCGCTGGGTGAAGAAACGCTTATTCGTACTGCATATACCTTTGAGCAAAATAATGATTACCATAAGCGCTTTGCTCCGCTCGGGGAGGGTAAATAA
- the gatB gene encoding Asp-tRNA(Asn)/Glu-tRNA(Gln) amidotransferase subunit GatB yields MDYEIVIGLEVHSELKTKSKIFCGCSTAFGAEQNTNVCPICLGMPGVLPVINEKVVEFAIKAGLALNCEILPFSKFDRKNYYYPDLPKNFQTSQFDLPIAINGYLDIEVNGEQKRIGINRIHMEEDAGKLVHAGSITTSDYSLVDYNRGGVPLIEIVSEPDMRSPEEAKAYLEKLKAILQYIDVSDCKMEEGSLRCDANISLRPQGAEKLGTKTEIKNLNSFKSVQKGLEYEAVRHEEVLDDGGKIIQETRSWDEAKGITVSLRNKEQAHDYRYFPEPDLVPIIVDPAMVEEIRNNLPELPDARKSRLINDYGLSSYDAGVITASRAMADYFDETVKLNVDAKTAANWLMGELLKHLNNANMEIEDCPVTPQKLAGLIALIDKGTISNKIAKTVFEEIWSTGKDAEVIVKEKGMVQISDAGEIAGIVDKVIADNPQSVADFKAGKEKAIGFLVGQIMKQTKGRANPEMVNKLLRERL; encoded by the coding sequence ATGGATTATGAAATAGTTATTGGTTTGGAAGTACACTCAGAATTAAAAACAAAATCAAAAATCTTTTGCGGCTGCAGCACGGCTTTCGGTGCTGAACAAAACACTAATGTATGTCCTATTTGTTTAGGCATGCCCGGCGTGCTTCCGGTTATTAACGAAAAGGTAGTTGAGTTTGCCATAAAGGCCGGTTTGGCTTTAAATTGTGAAATATTACCGTTCAGCAAATTTGACCGCAAGAACTATTATTACCCTGATTTGCCCAAGAACTTTCAAACTTCCCAATTTGATCTGCCGATAGCTATTAACGGCTATCTTGATATTGAGGTAAACGGCGAGCAAAAGCGGATTGGCATTAACAGAATACATATGGAAGAAGATGCCGGAAAGCTAGTGCATGCAGGCAGTATTACAACCTCGGATTACTCTCTGGTCGATTACAACCGGGGTGGTGTGCCCCTGATTGAAATAGTTTCAGAGCCCGATATGAGGAGCCCGGAAGAAGCTAAAGCCTATCTGGAAAAATTAAAAGCAATTCTCCAATATATTGATGTTTCTGACTGTAAAATGGAAGAAGGCAGCTTGCGCTGTGATGCCAATATTTCCCTGCGGCCACAAGGTGCTGAAAAACTAGGCACTAAGACGGAGATTAAGAATCTTAACTCCTTTAAATCAGTGCAAAAGGGATTAGAATATGAGGCGGTCCGCCATGAAGAAGTGCTCGACGATGGTGGTAAGATCATTCAGGAAACCCGCTCGTGGGACGAGGCAAAAGGGATAACCGTTTCGCTGAGAAATAAAGAGCAGGCTCACGACTATCGCTATTTCCCCGAGCCCGATCTTGTGCCAATCATCGTTGATCCCGCAATGGTAGAAGAGATTAGAAATAATCTTCCAGAATTACCGGATGCCCGCAAATCTCGACTGATAAATGATTACGGTTTATCCTCCTATGATGCCGGGGTTATTACAGCTAGCCGGGCAATGGCTGATTACTTTGATGAAACTGTCAAGCTAAATGTGGATGCTAAAACGGCGGCAAATTGGCTGATGGGCGAACTGCTCAAGCACCTGAACAACGCTAATATGGAAATTGAAGATTGTCCGGTGACGCCGCAAAAGTTGGCTGGACTGATTGCACTAATCGACAAAGGCACAATTTCCAATAAAATTGCTAAAACAGTTTTTGAAGAGATATGGTCGACAGGCAAAGATGCAGAAGTCATTGTCAAGGAAAAAGGTATGGTTCAAATTAGTGATGCCGGTGAAATAGCCGGAATAGTTGACAAGGTAATTGCAGACAATCCACAATCTGTAGCCGACTTTAAAGCAGGTAAGGAAAAAGCTATTGGCTTTTTGGTCGGGCAGATAATGAAACAAACTAAAGGCCGCGCTAATCCTGAAATGGTCAACAAGCTGCTTCGCGAGCGCCTTTAA
- a CDS encoding CPBP family intramembrane metalloprotease — MVYILRLLVGMALVRVIYPLMFTVTPSLVEITDRVVVIVLVAIAVWQYQGSFRELGLSLKRPLRSIITGLVAGAVLLTVSLFSERIYTAALFISPTQHPLVAQAEKALNWQDLLLPLFLAGLAAPIAEEIMYRLFTFLPLKDRWGVWGGAIASSAIFALMHFNAYWLAEMMVVGTGLALLYYYTGSLISAIVAHSFINTTKIVMIFLGLPLT; from the coding sequence ATGGTTTACATACTGCGGCTATTAGTCGGAATGGCGCTAGTCCGGGTGATTTACCCGCTAATGTTTACTGTTACGCCAAGTCTCGTCGAAATTACTGACCGTGTTGTGGTAATTGTACTTGTTGCAATAGCAGTCTGGCAGTATCAGGGCAGTTTCCGAGAACTGGGCTTATCACTTAAACGGCCTCTGCGCAGTATTATCACTGGTTTGGTGGCAGGGGCAGTATTACTTACTGTAAGCCTGTTCAGCGAAAGAATATATACTGCCGCGCTATTTATTTCCCCAACTCAGCATCCGCTGGTTGCGCAGGCTGAAAAGGCATTAAACTGGCAGGATTTACTATTGCCATTGTTTCTAGCAGGACTAGCTGCGCCTATTGCGGAAGAAATAATGTATCGCTTATTTACTTTTCTTCCATTAAAAGATCGATGGGGGGTATGGGGCGGTGCCATAGCAAGTTCAGCAATTTTCGCTTTAATGCATTTTAATGCTTACTGGCTTGCCGAAATGATGGTAGTCGGAACAGGACTGGCATTGCTGTATTACTACACCGGCTCTTTAATTAGTGCAATTGTAGCGCACTCATTTATTAACACAACAAAAATAGTAATGATATTTCTTGGTCTGCCATTAACTTAA